Below is a window of Ignavibacteriota bacterium DNA.
ATCTCATGTGCGCTCAATGTCATGTCGAGTACAACTGCAATCCCGGGCACGACCCGAAAACCGGGGAAGCAATCGGGTACGCAGATTCCCGGACAAATATCTTTCCGTGGGTGAACGTTCTGGATTACAATAAGAAGATGGAAACATTTAACTTCAAGGACTTCAAACATGCAGTGACCGGGGCGTCGCTTTCCAAACTTCAGCATCCCGAATCGGAAACATTCTGGAATAGCAAACATGAACGTGCCGGAGTTGAGTGTAAAGATTGCCACATGCCGAAAACAAAGAAGGGAAACAAAACGTTTACCTGGCACGGACAGAAGAGCGCACGATACATGACGAAAGAAACGTGTTTGAATTGCCATAAAGAATGGAACGAAAAGGAAGCCGAGTACCAGATTGATGCAATTCAGAATTATATCCGCGGCAAGATGCGAAAAGCGGAATATAACATCGGCTTGTTCATTGATACGTACACGCGGGCGAAAGATGCAGGTGTTGATACTACGGCGCTGAAAGAGTCACGCAAGTATCACGATCAGGCACACTCACTGTGGGAGTGGTGGACAGCAGAAAACTCTGATGGATTCCACAATCCGACAATTGCCCGTGAATCCTTGACGCAATCAATCACCGCCGCACAGGATGGAATCAAGTTTCTGGAAAAAGCCATAACAGAAAAGAAAGCATTGAAATAAATTGTAAGACCGGCAATAGGACAAACAGTAGGACATGTAGGAATGCGTGTCTGACCAGTTAGTTCAATTAGAAAAAAGACAAAATATTTTATCCACAATTAAAGAAAGAACAACTAACATGAAACATCTTTTCATTCTCTTTATCCTCGCATTGTTTGTTTCAACTGCGTTCGCACAAGATTTCACACCATCCACAAAATGGAGCGGTGAAGTTCGCGTACGTAGCGAAGTGGACATGCGGGACTTCAACAATCTTACACCCGCAAACACTTACACGCTTCTCCGCTCACGGTTAGGATTTGAAGCATTGCCTGTTGAAAATGTGAAAGCATTTCTTCAGGTTCAGGATTCCCGAACATTCGGTCAGGAACAAACCACGCAGACAGATTTAAAAAATCTCGATTTACATCAGGGATATCTTGAGGTTTCAAAATTTATCTCCGATAACATGACACTTAAACTCGGACGGATGGAACTTGCCTACGGGAACGAACGCATTCTTGGCGCTGTCGGGTTTCATAATTTCGGGCGGGTGTTTGATGGCGGCTTATTGAAAATCAATACCGAATCATTCGGGTTAGATGTGATGGCAATGAACCACACTGAAGTTCAGGCATATCAACCGAATGCAACACTTGCAACTACAGCGTATGTTTGGGATGGCGGCTATGATATTTATGGCGGCTATGCAACACTCAAAGGAATTGAGAATCAGAAAATTGACGGTTACTTGCTCTATCAATGGAACAGAACGACGACGGTTACGAACAATTCCGATTTGGCTCGTTTCACTCTCGGCGGTTACGGCAAAGGAAAGTTCGATGAGTTCGATTACGAAGCGGAACTTGCGTATCAGGGTGGAAAAGTCCGCGACCTTGATGCCGCGGCGTACATGCTCACCGCAACGCTCGGATATTCATTGAGTGATATGCCGGTCTCCCGCGTCGCAGTCGGTTATGAATTATTAAGTGGAACTCCCGCCGGCGACACGAAATACAAATCGTTCGACCCGACATTTCATACCGGGCACAAGTTTTATGGCTTCATGGATTATTTCATCAACATCCCGGTGAACACAGGCGGACGCGGGTTAGCCGATTTACTTGTTCGCGCAACGATGAAAGTTTCAGACCGAGGGACATTGAATTTCTGGTTCCATAATTTCTCACTTGCAGAAGATGTGAACGGCGAGAAAGGTCTCGGACAGGAAATTGATTTGACCTACTTGTGTAAATACAATTCCAATCTCAATCTCGAACTCGGTGCCAGCACATTCATCCCGGGCGAATTGATGCGTGCAAACTTCGGTAGCGCAGATGCCGCATTCTGGGGATATTTCTCAGCGAGTGTAATGTTTTAAGGATATCATGCTAAACATATTGCAAAAGAAGTATGACTTATCTAAGTAAATAATCTCATTTAAAATTTACAAAAAAGGAAATAAATCCCTTGTAATTTATTCACTTATTACTATATTATTAGTGAACCAGTCAAGACTCGAATGAGTTGTAGCTGGTGGTAGATTTTGAAGCCGCTTGGGTCGCTCCCGGCGGCTTCTCTATTTTGGATAATAGACAATCCCAAAGGGACTTTTGCTTGCGCGTGGATTAAATCTGTGTTTTAAAACATCGAGTAATTTTAAATCATCGCCATATGAAAGAACGTCAAGAACTCTTTTTGCCCAACCCTGTTTTGGTTCACATAAGTTTTGTTTGGCAAACAAACTAACTAAAAAAGAAATCATATCTACAATTTGAATAAAATACGATTCATCAGATGATTTTGGAAGAGGGTCCTCTATTAATCTTTCAATTTCCTTTCTGTAGGGTTCGGGATAGATTTGGGAAGGGATATAATTAATACGTTGGATGGACCGTGTTGTTGAACGCATCATTTTAATTCTTCCTTCATCTGTAATGATAAGGAATTGTCCATCATGTTCAGGGAGGTTGAGATCGTTTTCAATACGTTGAATATTATATGTTAAAGCATTCTTTAGTACCTCGTATTTAGGTCTTCGTATTTTTGTTTTATCAATGACCACTGAAATGATTTTGAAATCTAAAGTTGAGATGAAGTTACAAAAATCAAAAAGAATGTTTTTTCGTTCAACAGGTTTGTATTTGCCATGGTAGGGGTTCTTATCTGTAATGAATTCCTTTGTATGAAATTCTGATTTAACAGGAAAATCCCAAGTTATCTTAAGTCCTTGACGAAACTTCTGAATGGAATAGTAATTCTGTTTCCATTTTGAATAATGAAAGTAGATACTGCTTAGAACAAATAATTCAGACGAATAATCAGGATAACCATCATCGCCTGATTCATCAAAATAAGAGATAAACATTTCCTGCTTTCTTAAATCAAATGACTTGTTTGGGCTGGTTTGATTTCTTCCCCCACAACTTATTCATCACATACAGTAACGCAAGACCTGAAATGATGAACACCGCAAGCAGCGGGAACGCATAGTTCATTCTTCCATACAGAAAATTTCCGACGGTGAAGAGCGATGACCAGATTGCTGTGCAACCGGAAAGCCAGCCGAGCAATGCAAGCGGAATATTTTCTGCAGATTTTTCATCTCGTTCTTCACCAACTTCTTCGCGAATGTGTTTCCAGCCGGGACCGAAGGGTCGAACTTTTTTGTAAAAACTGATAAGCACTTGCTTATCGGTTGGAGGTGCGAGATACGCGGTGAGAATCCAGCAGAGAGTTGTGAAGGCAATCGTAATGAGCAACGCCGTGTGCGTGTTGAAATGAATTCCGTTTTTGCTGAGAATGAGTAACACCAATGAAATGGCGAACGAACTGACCATTGCCGCAACTTCGCTCCACGCATTGACCCGCCACCAGAACCAACGCACAAGATAGAGCAAGCCCGTTCCCGCGCCGACTTGCAGGATAATATCGAACGCGTCCTTTGCGCTATCCAATACGAACACAAATGCTGATGAAAAAATAAAGAGGAGCACCGTGGTTACGCGGCCTGCGAAAACATAATGCCGGTCATCTGCATCTTTGCGGATAAAGCGTCTGTAAAAATCATGCACGAGATACGATGCGCCCCAGTTGAGATGTGTGAGAATTGTGGAGGAGTTTGCGGCAATCAGTCCACCGACCATCAAGCCAATAAACCCGACGGGAAGAAATTTTAACATTGCGGGATATGCGATGTCGTGACCGAGAAGTGTCGGGTCTAAATCAGGAAATGCTTTTTGAATGTCCGAGAGTTCGGGATAGATAATCAACGATGCGAGCCCGACCAGAATCCAGGGCCAGGGACGGAGAACATAATGAGCGATGTTGAAAAACAGAACCGCTCCAAGCGAATCTTTTTCCGACTTTGATGCCAACATACGTTGTGCGATATAACTTCCGCCGCCGGGTTCTGCGCCCGGATACCAGACCGCCCACCATTGCACCGCAATCGGCATAATGAAGACCGCAATCGCCATATCCCAGTTGTTGGTAAAATCGGGAAGAACATCAAGATAATTCAGTCCGCCGGGACCTTTCATCGCCGAAACTTTCTCTACCAAGCCGCTGAGTCCGCCAACCTGTGGCAGGTTGATAGCAAAATATGCGGCGGCAATTACTGCGGTCATCTTGATAAAGAATTGAATCATGTCAATCACCAGCACGCCCCACAGTCCGGAGTGTGTTGCAAAAATGACATTCAACATTCCGACTGCAAGTAATGTTTGCCATCGTTCAAGTCCGAAAAGAATGGCGGCGATTTTACATGCGGCAAGATTCACCGTTGCCATAATCATGCAGTTGAAAAACAATCCCAGATAGACCGAACGAAAGCCGCGTACAAAACTTGCCGCTTTTCCTGAGTAACGGATTTCATAAAATTCCAAGTCAGTCATGACGTTGGAGCGGCGCCACAACCGTGCATAAAAAAATACCGTTGCAACTCCGGTGAGAACGAACGCCCACCAAACCCAGTTGCCTGCAACACCTTGTCGCCGCACAATATCGGTGACGAGGTTTGGCGTATCACTGCTGAACGTTGTGGCGACCATCGAAAGTCCGGCAAGCCACCACGGGACGGAGCGACCGGAAACGAAAAACTCGGAAGTGCTTTTCCCCGCGCGTTTGCCAAAGAACAATGCCGGGAAAAAGCAGATGAACAATGTGAAGGCAATAATCAGCCAGTCAATCAGTTGGAGATGCATAATTATCTTTTATTATATAATGGGAAAGGTGTACACGTGGGGTTGTTAGTCTGATAATTTTCTAAACCGATGTCTCCCTTTTTCTACAACCACAAACGATTTTCTTAGATCTTCCTCCGAGTAAGAAGAAAGCACGTTTGTAAGTTCTTTATGGACGTCATCTAAAGTATGTGGAACCATCCGGAGAAAAATAACTCCGTTACCCAGGCGTTTTAAGAAAACTAATTCCCCGAAATCTTTATCACGAGTTATCAAGATTCTGTTTTGCGATTGCGACCAGCTTAGTATTTCTTCGTCGGAGGCTTGTGATAGACCTACATCTGATGCTCGAAGAATGTCATGGGTTGATCTCTTCAAGAAGAGATACGTTAACTCATAGACATCTTGATCGAGTAATAATTTCATGCAGTAACTGCAACATGAAGTTCTTCTGCCTTCAAAACATCAATAGCGTGCCGGATACATGCGTGAATGTCTTCAATTTGTAAGTCGGGGTAGTAATCACTTATGATTGTGCTGAACCCGATTCCTTCGTTTACTAATTCAAGAACGTTTTCAACTGTTATTCTTGTCCCGGCGACGAAAGGTTTTCCGAGATGAATGTTCGGATTTATTTCAATTCTTTGATTCATAATTCATTGCAAAAAAATTTGAAAATGTGTAGTAGCATACAAAACACAACGAAGAATTGCAAATGTAATTGTAACTTCAACACACTTTCACTACATTTTCACCGCATGAATCGAAAACCAATTTCAAGCATTACACCAGAGCCGCAACTCATTGAACTTGACAGGGAACTCCTTGCCAAAGCAAAGTCGGGTGATGAGCGTGCGTTTACTGAACTTGTGAAGAAGTACGAGCAGATGGTCTATAGTTTTTCGTTCAAGGTGTGCCGCGATAAGGATGATGCGGAAGAAACTCTGCAAGATACATTTGTTAATGTGTTCCGAAAGTTGAAACAGTTTGACGGGAAGTCGAAGTTCAGTACGTGGTTGTACAGCATTGTCGCGAACAATTGTTTGATGAAACGGAGACGAAGCAAGTTAGAACAACACTCGGTGAGCATCGAAGAGCCATCCATGCCTGAACACTCGCACAGTGAGTATGATGATTCGATCCAGGATTCACGATTGAAGATTAAGGCATGGAGTGAGACTCCGCTTGATGAAATGATGGGGAAAGAACTTCGTCTTACATTGGATGAAGCAATTTTGAAACTGCCGGTAGATTATCGCCTTGTGTTTTTACTTCGGGATGTTGAAGGACAATCGGCAGAGGAGACGGCGAAGATAATGAAGTTGACTGTCCCTGCCGTGAAATCAAGATTACGACGAGCCAGAGTTTTTCTCCGCGAACAATTAAACGAGTATATGACATCATGAAAAAGAAGCAAACGTGCCGTGATGTGTTCAAACACATCTGTAATAATTTAGATAAAGATTTGAACTCGTCTGAGTGCCGCATAATAAAAAAACATTTGGATGACTGTCCGGACTGCACGGTGTATATGAATAACTTGAAACAAACAATAGAATTGTTTCGTGCATATCCTGAGCCGAGATTGTCCAAATCGGGACGGGAAAGACTCCGTACGGCTCTGCAATTGTAGTAGTAGTGTAACCCAAATTGCCTTGTGAATCCTTTCCCGAATTCTTGCATCTTATTAAATAAAGAGAACAAACAACAAATCAACAACGAAACAGTAAAACATGAAAACGAAAACAGCAATAGTAAAACAAGTCCGCGGTATTACACTTGCGGGAAAATCAGATTCAAACCATTGGGTGATGATGGATGGCGGTCCCACGTTCGGCGGAAGTGAAGCCGGTTCCAGTCCGAAAGAATTACTTCTGATGGCGCTCGGCGGATGCACGGCGATGGATGTCATTCCCATCCTGAAGAAAAAGAAAACGCCGGTTCAGGATTTTCAAATCAACCTGACAGCGAATATGCAGGAAGAACATCCGCAGGTGTTGACCGATATTCATGTCGAGTACGTCTTCTATGGTGAAGGAATCAACAGCGAAGATGTCGAGCGGGCTATCGAACTTTCAACGACAAAGTATTGCGCAATCTCAGCGATGCTGAGACCGAGTGTGAAGATAACTCACTCATATAAAATTGAACAACCGAATTTCTAACAACATTATTTTTTTCACTTTTTAATTTTTAACTGATATGAACAATTCTGTAGTAGTAGGAACAGACACAAACTTTCAACAAGAAGTATTAAACTCACAAGTCCCGGTGTTAGTTGACTTTTGGGCGCCATGGTGCGGACCGTGCAGAATGGTCGCTCCGGTGGTTGAACAACTTGCCAGCGAATTTGCAGGGAAGGTCAAAGTTGTAAAACTAAACACTGACGAGAATCAGCAAACGGCGGAAACGTACGGCATCATGAGCATCCCCACGCTTGCGATTTTCAAGAACGGACAGGTCGTGGATGGTGTTGTCGGCGCCGTGCCGAAGAATGTTCTCAAAGAAAAATTGAACAAGTACGCGCAGGAAGCGACCGTAAACTGAAAGTAGTTTTTTTCTTTTGTCTATGATCATTAGTCATTGGTCATTGGGTAGTCCGTGAATCTTGAAACCGCAAACCAGTAACCCGAAACCTGAACCTTGTCAATGAAGATAGAAAAGAGTATTGTGATTGAAGACCTCGTGCGAGAACTTCCGCAGTCGGTCACGTATTTGATGGAACAGGGAATCCGTTGCCTTCGATGTGGCGAACCGGTTTGGGGAACGCTCGAAAGCGCGGCGAAAGAAAAAGGATTCTCTGACATACAAATTGAAAAATTTGTCGAAGACCTGAACGCACTTCAATGAATGCAACCGGAAACAATAAACTATTTAACCACTAACCACTAACCACTAACCAAGTCTGTATGCCTGTATTTGAATATCAATGTAAATCCTGCAACTCGCAGTACGACATTTACCACAAAGTGAGAGAAGTCGTTGACGATGTTGTATGCCCGACCTGCAGTTCGAAAGAACATAAACGGTTGATGTCGGCGACGCAAGTTTCGATGTCATCATATTCTTCGCCTTCATACTCTTCCGCGCCTTCGTGCGATACGGGAGGATGTTGCGGCGGCGGTTCGTGCGGCATCAATTAGAAAGCATCAAACGTGTCAACACCGCAAATTGTTCTTCTCATCATCGGCGCGCTTATCGCGTTCGTTTATCTCAGAAAATATCGCATGAGTAAATTAGTGAAAAATTATTCCCCGGCAGAATTGTCGCAAGCGTTGAAAGCAAATTCCAATCTCGTGTTGTTGGATGTTCGTTCACAAAGCGAGCGAAGTCAGAATCATATCAAAGGTTCACTTCACATTCCTCTGCATGAATTATCAAACAGACTGAAGGAACTTGAACGATACAAAACTCAGGAAATCGTTTGCTACTGTCTGAGCGGGAGTCGGAGTTTGATTGCCGCGGTAAAACTCCATCAACAGGGGTTCATCGCCGCAAATCTGAAAGGAGGAATTGCCGAATGGAATTTTTACAATCGCTGAAGAAGTGGAAACACTTCATTCTCCCAACGCTACTTGGCGCAACAGGTGGATA
It encodes the following:
- a CDS encoding alginate export family protein yields the protein MKHLFILFILALFVSTAFAQDFTPSTKWSGEVRVRSEVDMRDFNNLTPANTYTLLRSRLGFEALPVENVKAFLQVQDSRTFGQEQTTQTDLKNLDLHQGYLEVSKFISDNMTLKLGRMELAYGNERILGAVGFHNFGRVFDGGLLKINTESFGLDVMAMNHTEVQAYQPNATLATTAYVWDGGYDIYGGYATLKGIENQKIDGYLLYQWNRTTTVTNNSDLARFTLGGYGKGKFDEFDYEAELAYQGGKVRDLDAAAYMLTATLGYSLSDMPVSRVAVGYELLSGTPAGDTKYKSFDPTFHTGHKFYGFMDYFINIPVNTGGRGLADLLVRATMKVSDRGTLNFWFHNFSLAEDVNGEKGLGQEIDLTYLCKYNSNLNLELGASTFIPGELMRANFGSADAAFWGYFSASVMF
- a CDS encoding DUF3800 domain-containing protein, which translates into the protein MFISYFDESGDDGYPDYSSELFVLSSIYFHYSKWKQNYYSIQKFRQGLKITWDFPVKSEFHTKEFITDKNPYHGKYKPVERKNILFDFCNFISTLDFKIISVVIDKTKIRRPKYEVLKNALTYNIQRIENDLNLPEHDGQFLIITDEGRIKMMRSTTRSIQRINYIPSQIYPEPYRKEIERLIEDPLPKSSDESYFIQIVDMISFLVSLFAKQNLCEPKQGWAKRVLDVLSYGDDLKLLDVLKHRFNPRASKSPFGIVYYPK
- a CDS encoding Na+:solute symporter, whose translation is MHLQLIDWLIIAFTLFICFFPALFFGKRAGKSTSEFFVSGRSVPWWLAGLSMVATTFSSDTPNLVTDIVRRQGVAGNWVWWAFVLTGVATVFFYARLWRRSNVMTDLEFYEIRYSGKAASFVRGFRSVYLGLFFNCMIMATVNLAACKIAAILFGLERWQTLLAVGMLNVIFATHSGLWGVLVIDMIQFFIKMTAVIAAAYFAINLPQVGGLSGLVEKVSAMKGPGGLNYLDVLPDFTNNWDMAIAVFIMPIAVQWWAVWYPGAEPGGGSYIAQRMLASKSEKDSLGAVLFFNIAHYVLRPWPWILVGLASLIIYPELSDIQKAFPDLDPTLLGHDIAYPAMLKFLPVGFIGLMVGGLIAANSSTILTHLNWGASYLVHDFYRRFIRKDADDRHYVFAGRVTTVLLFIFSSAFVFVLDSAKDAFDIILQVGAGTGLLYLVRWFWWRVNAWSEVAAMVSSFAISLVLLILSKNGIHFNTHTALLITIAFTTLCWILTAYLAPPTDKQVLISFYKKVRPFGPGWKHIREEVGEERDEKSAENIPLALLGWLSGCTAIWSSLFTVGNFLYGRMNYAFPLLAVFIISGLALLYVMNKLWGKKSNQPKQVI
- a CDS encoding DUF5615 family PIN-like protein, which codes for MKLLLDQDVYELTYLFLKRSTHDILRASDVGLSQASDEEILSWSQSQNRILITRDKDFGELVFLKRLGNGVIFLRMVPHTLDDVHKELTNVLSSYSEEDLRKSFVVVEKGRHRFRKLSD
- a CDS encoding DUF433 domain-containing protein, encoding MNQRIEINPNIHLGKPFVAGTRITVENVLELVNEGIGFSTIISDYYPDLQIEDIHACIRHAIDVLKAEELHVAVTA
- a CDS encoding sigma-70 family RNA polymerase sigma factor, producing MNRKPISSITPEPQLIELDRELLAKAKSGDERAFTELVKKYEQMVYSFSFKVCRDKDDAEETLQDTFVNVFRKLKQFDGKSKFSTWLYSIVANNCLMKRRRSKLEQHSVSIEEPSMPEHSHSEYDDSIQDSRLKIKAWSETPLDEMMGKELRLTLDEAILKLPVDYRLVFLLRDVEGQSAEETAKIMKLTVPAVKSRLRRARVFLREQLNEYMTS
- a CDS encoding OsmC family protein; translated protein: MKTKTAIVKQVRGITLAGKSDSNHWVMMDGGPTFGGSEAGSSPKELLLMALGGCTAMDVIPILKKKKTPVQDFQINLTANMQEEHPQVLTDIHVEYVFYGEGINSEDVERAIELSTTKYCAISAMLRPSVKITHSYKIEQPNF
- the trxA gene encoding thioredoxin: MNNSVVVGTDTNFQQEVLNSQVPVLVDFWAPWCGPCRMVAPVVEQLASEFAGKVKVVKLNTDENQQTAETYGIMSIPTLAIFKNGQVVDGVVGAVPKNVLKEKLNKYAQEATVN
- a CDS encoding DUF1858 domain-containing protein, with amino-acid sequence MKIEKSIVIEDLVRELPQSVTYLMEQGIRCLRCGEPVWGTLESAAKEKGFSDIQIEKFVEDLNALQ
- a CDS encoding zinc ribbon domain-containing protein; translation: MPVFEYQCKSCNSQYDIYHKVREVVDDVVCPTCSSKEHKRLMSATQVSMSSYSSPSYSSAPSCDTGGCCGGGSCGIN
- a CDS encoding rhodanese-like domain-containing protein yields the protein MSTPQIVLLIIGALIAFVYLRKYRMSKLVKNYSPAELSQALKANSNLVLLDVRSQSERSQNHIKGSLHIPLHELSNRLKELERYKTQEIVCYCLSGSRSLIAAVKLHQQGFIAANLKGGIAEWNFYNR